The DNA window CGGGAGCCGACGACGGACGCGGTGGTGGAGTGGGAAGGCGTCGGCACCGTCGAAGCCTGGACGACGCCGTTCGACCGCGACGGCCAGCCGGAAAAGGCGTTTCTGGCCGTGCGTACGCCCGACGGGTCGCGCGCGCTTGCCGTGGTCACCGACCGCGCCGCGGCGCAGGCATCGGTGCGCGAAGATATCGGTGGCGCCAAGGTTGCCGTCGCCGCGGACGGCAGCGCGACGCTGCAATAGCCGCGGCCGGCGGCGTCGCAGCAGGTCGCCGGGCCTTAAGCGGGCAAACGGTCGCGTAGCCCAGGTCCGCTTGCCTATTGTTGAGTGCTGAGGGTTGGGGGAGGTGAGCCCAGGTGCACATCCTGGTTACCGACGCCACCGGCGCACTCGGGCGCCTGGTCGCTGGGCAGCTCATCGCTGCTGGGCACACAGTCACGGGGATTGCTGAGCTCCCGCATCCGTGCCTCGACCGCAACGTCGACTTTGTTTGCGTATCGCTGAACGACCGGGTGCTGCGGGAACTGACCGACGAAGCCGATGCGGTGATCCACCTGGCCCCCATCGACCCGTCCGCCCCCGGCAGCGCGGACATGGAAGGCCTTGCCCGGGTGACCGACGCGGCCGCCCGCGCCGGTTGCCGGCTGCTGTTCGTGTCGCAGGCCGCCGGCCGGGCCGAGCTCTATCGACCGGCCGAAGACCTGGTGTCCTCGAGTTGGGGGCCCAGCGTGGTCGTCCGGATCGCACCACCGGTCGGTCGCCAGCTTGACTGGATGGTGTGCCGTACCGTCGCCACCCTGGTGCGCGCCAAGGTTTCGGCTCAGCCCATGCGGGTGCTGCATCTCGACGATCTGATGCGCTTTTTGGTGTTGGCGCTGAACACCGACCGCACGGGTGTCGTGGACCTCGCCAGCCCGGACACCATCAACCTGATCACCGCGTGGCGGATGTTGCGAGCCACCGACCCGCGGTTCCGGCTGCACCGGGTGCGCAGCTGGTCGCAGCTCATCCCTGAGATGAATCTCACTGCGGCACAAGAGGATTGGTCCTTCAACTTCGGCTGGCACGCGCTTGACGCGGTCGGCGACACCGCTCGTGGACTGGTTGGCCGCCGAATCGACACCGCAGGCGCGATCAACCACGGCGGACGGCTCGCCTTGCCGGTCGAGGTGCTGCCACACGGCCGGCGGGCGGCGAACGGCGCGCACAGCGCCGCGCCCGAAGGCATCGAGGGCGAATTCGACGACCAGATCGATCCGCGGTTCCCGGTCTTCAGCGGCTCCGCCCTCAACGAGGCACTGCCCGGACCGCTCACCCCGATAACGCTGGACGTGCAACTGAGCGGACTGCGCACTGCCAGCCGCGTGTTGGGCCAGCTGCTCGCGCTCGGCGGCGCGGTCGACGAGGAATGGGGCAGCAGGGCCATCGCGGTGTTCGGCCATCGTCCCTACGTCGGGGTTTCGGTCAACATGGTGGCCGCCGCCCAGCTGCCCGGTTGGGACCAGGACGCCCTCGTCCGCAACGCCCTGGTCGGCCAGCCCCACATCGGGGATCCGCTGCCGCTCGGCGAGCCGGCCCTGGCGGGCGGGCCGCTCGGCTCTGTCGCCAAGGCGGTTGCCACGGGACGGTCGGTGGCCCTGCTGCGCCATCTGCGGGCCGACACCCGGGCCTACGGTGCCGCCGCTATCGCGGAGCACCTCGACGCGAGCCAGCTGGCATTGCTGCCGGAGGCCGCACTGGAAGTCCGGCTCCGGCTGTTACGCGACCGCATACATCAGGGGTGGATCCTCAACGCGCTCTGGCTGATCGACGCCGGCGTCAGCGCCGCGGCCCCGGTGCGCGGCCACGCCGGCCGCAGCGTGGCCGGGGTGGGCATGATCGCCGACAGCGACCTCGTCGCCGCGGAGATCGCCGAGTTGGCGGCGGCGCTGCGCGCCGACCCGCCGTTGTGCGCCCTGGCCGAGGAGGGCAACCTCGCCAGCATTCGCGCGTTGTCGCCGGACACCGCGGCCGCCGTGGATGCCGCCGTGGCGCGAATCGGGCATCGAGGCCCGGGGGAGGCGGAGCTGGCCAGCACGACATTCGCCGACGACCCGACCATGTTGCTGACCGCGGGCGCAGCCGCCTCGGCACAATCCACCCTGCCGGTGACGACGAACGATCGGTCCGCCGCCAACGCCCGCGGGTCGCGGGAGCTTGCCTACGACAGCACGATGCGGTTCACGCATGAGCTTCGGATGACGTTGCGCGCCTTGGGTTCTCTGCGATTGGAGGCGGACCTGATCGACGACGTCGACGACATGTACTACTTGACCTGCAACGAACTGGTCACCCTTCCGGGCGATGCGCGGCTGCGGATCAAACGGCGGCGCACCGAACGGGAGCGGTTGCAGGTGCAATGCCCGCCCGACGTCATCGACGGCACATGGGCTCCGGTCCGGCGCAGCGCTGATGACTCCGACACCCAGCGCACCGCCGGCTGACGATCACCCGCGCAGATCGGCCAGCGGTGACTGTGGATCGCCCAGCTTGTCGACGTCGACCGGGGCCCGGGACCGGATCAGTGTTTTGACGTCGTCGAGCACATCCCAGACATTGACGTTCATGCCGGCCAGCACCCGGTCATCGCCGTCGAGCCAGAACGCGACGAATTCGCGGCCGGCGACATCGCCGCGGAACACCACGCGCGCGAAGCCGGCCGCGTGCCCGGCGTATTCCATGCCAAGGTCGTATTGGTCGGTGAAGAAATAGGGAAGCTCGGCGTATTCGCCTGGCCTGCCGAGCATCCCCGCCACCGCGACCGCGGGTTGCTTGAGCGCATTGGCCCAGTGCTCGGTGCGGATCCGGGTGCCGAAGAGCGGGTGTTCGGCCGCGGCGATGTCGCCGACGGCATAGATGTCGGGGTCGCTGGTGCGCAACGAGGCATCGACCAGCACACCGCCCTCACCCATGGACAGCCCGGCCTGTTCGGCGAGTTCGGTGTTCGGCTTGGCGCCGACGGCCACCAGCACGGCGTCGGCCGCGATCGTCGCCCCGTCGCGGGTCCGCAAACCGGTGGCAGAACCGTGCGCTCCGTCGGCCCGGGTGATCTCCTCGACCTGTGTCTCGAGCCGCAAATCCACCCCGTGCTCGCGATGCAAGGTGGCGAACACTTCGCCGACGGTTTCTCCCAGGGCCGCCATCAGCGGTTGTTCGGCCGCCTCGACCACAGTGACGTCGACGCCGCGCTGACGGGCGCCGGCGGCCACTTCCAGCCCGATCCAGCCGGCGCCCACGACGGCCAACGAAGTACCTTCGCTCAGAGCGGAATTCAGTGCCACCGCGTCTTCATAGGTGCGCAGATAATGCACCCCGCCGGAGTCCGAGCCCGGTATCGGCGGGCGCCGCGCGGCCGAGCCGGTCGCCAGCAGCAGCTTGTCGTAACCGACGGTGGTGCCGTCGGACAGTCCCACCGTGTGGCCCGCGGAGTCCAGGGCGGACGCCCTCGTGTTGATCCGCAAGTCGACCTCGTTGTCCCGGTACCAGTCGGCGTTCTGCACGGTGAAATCGGCCAGCGACTTCTTCCCGGCCAGATACTCCTTCGACAGTGGGGGCCGCTCGTAGGGCAGCTGCTGCTCGTCGGCGAACACCGTGATGTGCCCATCGAAGTTGTTGTCTCGCAATGCTTCTACGGCTTTGGCTGCCGCGAGCCCGCCGCCGACGATGACGAAGCTGGTCGAGTCGGCCATGATGGGCGCCCCCGTTCTTTCGAAGAATTCCAGCCTACTCGTGAGCGCCTAACTCAAAAGCTCGCGCAATGCCAGCGCATTACGGACCGCATGGCCACCCAGGTCGTTGTTGAAATACATCCACACGTCCCTCCCGTCGCGGGCCCACTCGGCGATGCGATCGGCCCAGCGCCGTAAGTCGTCGTCGGAATAGGAACCGGCGTAGTTCGCTTCGGGATCCGGGCCGTGCATCCGGATGTACACGAAGTCGGTCGTCGCCCGGGGTATGCACTCCAGCCCCAGGCCGCTCATCACCACATAGGCGGCGCGGTGGCGTTCCAGCAATTCGAACACGGCGGGGTCATTCCAGGACGGGTGACGCAATTCGACGGCCACCCGGATCGCCCCGGGCATCAGCGCCAGGAACGAATCCAGGCGCGCATCGTCGCGCTGCTGGCCGGGATGCAATTGCACCAGTAGTACGCCGTGCCGATCACCCAGCAGACGCCAACAACGTTCGAACCGCTCGATCCACGGCTCGGGCGAGGCCAGCCGACGGTAGTGCGTCAATCCGCGATGCGCCTTGACCGACATGGTGAAACCCTCCGGCAACTGCCGGCGCCAACCCGTGAAGGTCGAATCCTGCGGCCACCGGTAAAAACTCCCATTCAGTTCGACGGTGTCGAACACCTCGACGTAGCGGGCGAGCCGGCGCCCCGACGGCGTTCCGGCCGGGTACAGCACATTGACCCAGTGGTTGTACGACCACCCCGAGGTGCCGATGCGTATGGTCACGACTCGCTCAGCCGGTCACCCGCTGCCGCACATCGTCGTCCAGCGACGCCCTGACCAGGGCGGCGGCCAGCCGCGCATTATCCTGCGGCGCAAGTGATCCCAGCTTCGCCGGATCGGCGGGCAAACCAAGTTTCCTGGCGGTTCCGATGGTTCGGTCGTCGAAGTACGGACGCACCCAGGTCCACACGTCTTGGACTTCGCGCAGGTAGATGTCGGCACCGGTATCGCCGATTCCGTTGAACGCCTTCAGCATCCGTTTAGCCGCGCCCACGTCATGCCCACAGCGCTCGGCCAATTGGCGCAGATCGCCGGAGTACTCGTCACGAACGCGGTCGGCCATATCGGCGAGCCGGGTCGCCGAGCTTTCGTCGTAGCGCACGTAGTGCGCTCGCCCGAACGCTTCGATCATGGTCTTCC is part of the Mycobacterium mantenii genome and encodes:
- a CDS encoding endonuclease; amino-acid sequence: MDKQVRRLLDVAGRTYAAQAHITMSDKPMPLFQLLVLCMLASKPIDADIAMAAARELFKAGLRTPKAVQAADRKTMIEAFGRAHYVRYDESSATRLADMADRVRDEYSGDLRQLAERCGHDVGAAKRMLKAFNGIGDTGADIYLREVQDVWTWVRPYFDDRTIGTARKLGLPADPAKLGSLAPQDNARLAAALVRASLDDDVRQRVTG
- a CDS encoding NAD-dependent epimerase/dehydratase family protein; protein product: MHILVTDATGALGRLVAGQLIAAGHTVTGIAELPHPCLDRNVDFVCVSLNDRVLRELTDEADAVIHLAPIDPSAPGSADMEGLARVTDAAARAGCRLLFVSQAAGRAELYRPAEDLVSSSWGPSVVVRIAPPVGRQLDWMVCRTVATLVRAKVSAQPMRVLHLDDLMRFLVLALNTDRTGVVDLASPDTINLITAWRMLRATDPRFRLHRVRSWSQLIPEMNLTAAQEDWSFNFGWHALDAVGDTARGLVGRRIDTAGAINHGGRLALPVEVLPHGRRAANGAHSAAPEGIEGEFDDQIDPRFPVFSGSALNEALPGPLTPITLDVQLSGLRTASRVLGQLLALGGAVDEEWGSRAIAVFGHRPYVGVSVNMVAAAQLPGWDQDALVRNALVGQPHIGDPLPLGEPALAGGPLGSVAKAVATGRSVALLRHLRADTRAYGAAAIAEHLDASQLALLPEAALEVRLRLLRDRIHQGWILNALWLIDAGVSAAAPVRGHAGRSVAGVGMIADSDLVAAEIAELAAALRADPPLCALAEEGNLASIRALSPDTAAAVDAAVARIGHRGPGEAELASTTFADDPTMLLTAGAAASAQSTLPVTTNDRSAANARGSRELAYDSTMRFTHELRMTLRALGSLRLEADLIDDVDDMYYLTCNELVTLPGDARLRIKRRRTERERLQVQCPPDVIDGTWAPVRRSADDSDTQRTAG
- a CDS encoding NAD(P)/FAD-dependent oxidoreductase translates to MADSTSFVIVGGGLAAAKAVEALRDNNFDGHITVFADEQQLPYERPPLSKEYLAGKKSLADFTVQNADWYRDNEVDLRINTRASALDSAGHTVGLSDGTTVGYDKLLLATGSAARRPPIPGSDSGGVHYLRTYEDAVALNSALSEGTSLAVVGAGWIGLEVAAGARQRGVDVTVVEAAEQPLMAALGETVGEVFATLHREHGVDLRLETQVEEITRADGAHGSATGLRTRDGATIAADAVLVAVGAKPNTELAEQAGLSMGEGGVLVDASLRTSDPDIYAVGDIAAAEHPLFGTRIRTEHWANALKQPAVAVAGMLGRPGEYAELPYFFTDQYDLGMEYAGHAAGFARVVFRGDVAGREFVAFWLDGDDRVLAGMNVNVWDVLDDVKTLIRSRAPVDVDKLGDPQSPLADLRG
- a CDS encoding DUF72 domain-containing protein, with the translated sequence MTIRIGTSGWSYNHWVNVLYPAGTPSGRRLARYVEVFDTVELNGSFYRWPQDSTFTGWRRQLPEGFTMSVKAHRGLTHYRRLASPEPWIERFERCWRLLGDRHGVLLVQLHPGQQRDDARLDSFLALMPGAIRVAVELRHPSWNDPAVFELLERHRAAYVVMSGLGLECIPRATTDFVYIRMHGPDPEANYAGSYSDDDLRRWADRIAEWARDGRDVWMYFNNDLGGHAVRNALALRELLS